A genome region from Trichoderma asperellum chromosome 7, complete sequence includes the following:
- a CDS encoding uncharacterized protein (EggNog:ENOG41), producing the protein MAANYEYDKIDLDGPGFRLVRLHQGDGGDLSCDLFQAVLHQHDELIPYEALSYTWGPTGGHHSIVVNDQRMGITANLHLALMNLRYPHSDRILWVDAVCIDQSNVKERNHQVAHMSDIYKQAGRVIFFLGNATFTTDAFMHCMQLVQQECSKHAYRSWTRDDIRWKKIWAAVQEKTQGFDDVPCQGFKSLLSRSWFRRVWILQEVANAKAAVVCCGNREIPANTFAIAPIIFGVKPSVHCQSVIDIMPGPWRKSSWWSEKPCLYTLFLRFGETEASEPRDLIYALKAIAADSDSNSPILTPDYEKTERRLVCDVVGFLLGFKSDKGLLSSSVNTTIKDVIKNLEKVKNHWIWEAVKTADFECLEGILRAPGVEIPEGTISLVAEYDMTGEMMNLLLAHRNKESEVAVATFLNAVEIGTVPAIAVLEDYISSQTAIPTFSEKLLAAARNQRQGASLMERFLPNIPKLDDYTRIAEAAAANKAQAIKIIQQLIQRNCRIILTHQLHKNALMSGCYKDVLELFVKYPLSHDQMVDGVAMNGVNEQPDSANSARAFFRSQAKFLIRHAFFDHQLFAMFKLSGQQLESHGYIFLEEFFICAAEVFAESTAELLSQQREQFSSALTMHWILEDSGFQIHVTKDAVQAAIDGKFGSQIFRFLKEAREFVIDFEAALGVVKLGNIPSVEKILLYQGGLFRRNASIVGAFQEWYIYSDKYIDKSKQQKYNWLIHAIYCECYEASQLLLSFGADTEQKDFDGQTALTATESHRIAALLLSYGANIDARGSCRRTPVHWAVSRKNYHLAELLLVCGADVNTTDHFGETPLDVAAQFGNDTSLFRMLREYGAYKMTTSSSSKLIETILQEPTPESPVPISATVQGLMEEFGLVAKPHCWANFELSPKDRCTGQKRRRSLMH; encoded by the coding sequence ATGGCCGCCAATTACGAATATGACAAGATTGACCTTGATGGACCCGGCTTTCGACTTGTGCGGCTTCACCAaggcgacggcggcgactTGAGTTGCGATCTTTTTCAAGCAGTCCTACACCAACACGATGAATTGATACCGTATGAAGCGCTCTCTTACACATGGGGGCCGACCGGAGGCCATCACAGCATCGTTGTCAATGACCAAAGAATGGGAATCACTGCAAATTTACACCTGGCTCTCATGAACCTTCGCTATCCGCACAGCGACCGAATACTCTGGGTAGATGCCGTTTGCATCGATCAGAGCAATGTGAAAGAGAGGAACCATCAGGTTGCGCACATGAGCGACATTTATAAACAAGCCGGCCGTGTTATTTTCTTCCTGGGGAATGCAACATTTACGACTGATGCATTCATGCATTGTATGCAGCTTGTTCAGCAGGAGTGCTCCAAGCACGCGTATCGATCCTGGACGCGGGACGATATACGCTGGAAGAAGATTTGGGCAGCTGTCCAGGAGAAGACACAAGGATTTGACGATGTGCCATGCCAGGGATTCAAGAGTCTTCTCAGTCGGTCTTGGTTTCGCAGGGTCTGGATTTTGCAGGAAGTGGCCAATGCAAAGGCCGCCGTTGTATGTTGCGGGAATCGAGAAATACCGGCAAATACTTTTGCCATTGCGCCCATCATCTTTGGCGTTAAACCAAGCGTACACTGCCAGTCTGTCATTGACATTATGCCTGGTCCCTGGAGAAAATCTTCTTGGTGGAGCGAAAAGCCATGCCTTTACACTTTATTCCTCAGATTTGGGGAGACTGAAGCAAGTGAACCCCGAGATCTCATTTACGCTCTGAAAGCTATAGCTGCCGATTCCGATTCCAATTCTCCTATTTTAACACCGGACTATGAGAAGACAGAACGTCGTCTAGTTTGCGATGTTGTGGGATTTCTGCTTGGTTTTAAAAGTGACAAAGGCTTGTTGAGCAGCAGTGTGAATACGACTATCAAAGACGTCATTAAAAATCTGGAAAAGGTTAAAAATCACTGGATATGGGAAGCTGTCAAAACCGCCGACTTTGAATGCTTGGAGGGTATTTTGCGGGCTCCTGGGGTCGAAATTCCCGAGGGCACCATAAGTCTTGTGGCAGAATATGACATGACTGGAGAAATGATGAACTTGCTTCTCGCTCACCGCAACAAAGAGTCTGAGGTGGCCGTTGCCACTTTCTTGAACGCAGTGGAGATAGGCACAGTACCAGCCATAGCAGTTTTGGAGGACTATATCAGTTCCCAAACCGCAATTCCCACATTTAGTGAAAAGTTACTAGCAGCGGCACGGAATCAACGTCAAGGTGCTTCTCTGATGGAACGTTTTCTACCAAACATTCCGAAACTGGATGATTATACGAGAATTGcggaagcagcagccgctaaCAAGGCACAGGCTATCAAGATTATACAACAGCTGATTCAGCGAAACTGCCGCATCATCTTAACTCATCAGCTTCACAAGAATGCGCTGATGAGTGGATGCTACAAAGATGTGTTGGAACTCTTCGTCAAATACCCGTTGAGCCACGATCAAATGGTTGACGGAGTGGCAATGAATGGGGTAAATGAACAGCCAGACAGCGCCAACAGTGCTAGAGCCTTCTTCAGGAGCCAAGCCAAATTCCTAATCCGCCATGCATTCTTTGACCATCAGCTATTCGCCATGTTCAAGTTGTCGGGCCAGCAGCTCGAAAGCCACGGCTATATCTTTTTAGAAGAATTCTTCATATGCGCTGCCGAGGTTTTTGCAGAATCGACGGCTGAGTTGTTATCACAACAGCGGGAACAGTTTAGTTCCGCTCTCACGATGCATTGGATCCTTGAAGACAGCGGATTTCAGATCCACGTCACTAAAGATGCTGTTCAAGCGGCTATAGATGGAAAATTTGGAAGCCAAATCTTTCGCTTCCTAAAAGAGGCGCGAGAATTTGTTATTGACTTTGAAGCTGCGTTGGGAGTAGTCAAACTCGGTAACATTCCTTCAGTAGAAAAGATTCTTCTCTACCAAGGGGGCCTCTTCCGGCGCAATGCCTCAATCGTGGGTGCGTTCCAAGAATGGTATATCTACAGCGACAAGTATATCGACAAaagcaagcagcaaaaaTACAACTGGTTAATTCATGCTATTTACTGCGAATGTTATGAAGcttcccagctgctgctctccttTGGTGCTGACACTGAGCAGAAGGATTTCGATGGGCAGACTGCACTTACTGCTACCGAGAGCCATCGAATTGCGGCGTTGCTTCTTTCTTATGGTGCCAATATTGATGCGAGAGGATCCTGCCGCAGAACCCCAGTTCACTGGGCCGTATCGAGAAAGAATTATCACTTGGCGGAACTGCTTCTTGTCTGCGGCGCCGATGTTAACACCACGGATCATTTTGGAGAAACTCCGCTTGATGTGGCGGCGCAATTTGGCAATGATACTTCACTATTTAGAATGCTTCGTGAATACGGAGCATATAAGATGACGACGTCTTCCAGTTCAAAATTGATCGAAACTATACTGCAAGAACCAACGCCGGAGTCTCCCGTGCCCATCAGTGCCACAGTACAGGGGCTGATGGAAGAATTTGGCCTAGTTGCAAAACCACATTGTTGGGCAAACTTTGAACTGTCGCCAAAGGATAGATGCACAGgtcagaagagaagacgatcTTTGATGCACTAA
- a CDS encoding uncharacterized protein (TransMembrane:12 (i153-174o194-211i223-249o255-277i284-303o315-340i388-407o427-449i470-488o494-519i526-549o561-580i)) produces MSDLFRESALGQAIRFISGNKWLQYPEEKPGFVLGPEYAALLIGKEKQQEATSGPSNSQINQQSGAPLSLSASSSDTAGNDGEDLGRKPTAASIQSGPYRDQRIDLEQQGELQRTKSEPIAPHQTNDGLILVDWYTTDDPENPRNWSSLKKSYIVFVICLYTWVTYVAGSVFAFSEPGIVEHFGVSIEASELGLALYVLAYGVGPLIFGPLTEIPVIGRNPVYYLTFIVFFALSFPAATINSFGGLLAIRFFAGFFGSVGIAIGGASIGDIFTLIYFPYGLGWWVLSFWAGPAVGPTFAGFAAMAKGWRWPLWEVVWICAVMAIFLLALTPETSTPNILLRRAKRLRKLTGDSRLQSQSEIDQRHMTSSSVLIAALIRPFEITIKDPSIFFVNMYTALTYAIYFTFFEVFPLVFPPFYGFNLGETGLAFLACEVGAIIGLILYFAYLYFYMIPDNIKNGFREQEHRLLPAIFGSFVIPVGLFIFAWTARASIHWIVPLIGVAIFVVGQYCVIQGLFMYVPVSYPQYAASIFTGNDLIRSAIASGCILAARPMFVNLGVHKGVTVLAGLSVMGIIGTLLMYKFGKKLRAKSKFAQ; encoded by the coding sequence ATGTCTGATCTATTCCGAGAGTCAGCGCTTGGTCAAGCCATTCGGTTTATTTCTGGAAACAAATGGCTGCAATATCCTGAAGAGAAGCCAGGTTTCGTGCTAGGACCAGAATACGCAGCGCTCTTAATCGGCAAAGAGAAACAACAAGAGGCTACCTCTGGTCCTTCAAATTCACAAATTAATCAACAATCTGGCGCTCCTCTATCTCTATCCGCTTCGTCTTCTGATACTGCTGGtaatgatggagaagacttGGGCAGAAAACCAACGGCAGCAAGCATCCAAAGCGGTCCATATAGAGATCAAAGAATCGACCTTGAACAACAAGGTGAGCTCCAAAGGACAAAAAGTGAGCCTATTGCTCCACATCAAACAAACGATGGGCTTATTCTAGTCGATTGGTACACAACCGATGATCCAGAGAACCCTCGCAACTGGTCGTCGCTGAAGAAAAGCTACATTGTCTTCGTTATCTGCTTGTATACATGGGTCACCTACGTAGCCGGTTCagtctttgctttctctgAGCCAGGCATCGTGGAACATTTTGGCGTCAGCATAGAAGCATCtgagcttggccttgctCTGTATGTCTTGGCTTATGGCGTAGGGCCACTGATCTTTGGCCCGCTCACAGAAATTCCAGTGATTGGAAGAAATCCAGTCTACTACCTCAcattcatcgtcttctttgctctCTCATTCCCAGCAGCGACGATCAACAGCTTCGGTGGCCTCTTGGCCATTCGATTCTTTGCCGGCTTTTTTGGGAGCGTGGGCATAGCCATTGGAGGAGCTTCCATAGGAGACATCTTCACTCTCATTTACTTTCCCTACGGCCTTGGTTGGTGGGTGTTGTCATTCTGGGCAGGACCTGCCGTCGGGCCTACATTCGCTGGCTTTGCTGCAATGGCAAagggctggagatggcctCTATGGGAAGTTGTCTGGATCTGCGCGGTCATGGCCATATTTTTGCTGGCACTAACTCCCGAAACATCCACACCCAACATTCTTTTGAGGCGCGCCAAGCGACTTCGAAAGCTCACTGGTGATTCGCGTCTCCAGTCTCAGAGTGAAATCGATCAGAGACACATGACAAGCTCGAGCGTGCTTATTGCTGCGCTGATCCGGCCATTTGAAATCACGATCAAAGATCCGTCAATCTTCTTTGTTAACATGTACACAGCCTTGACATACGCAATCTATTTCACCTTTTTTGAGGTTTTCCCTCTCGTCTTCCCACCTTTCTATGGCTTCAACCTTGGAGAGACGGGTCTTGCGTTCTTGGCCTGTGAGGTGGGCGCCATCATTGGCCTCATTCTGTACTTTGCCTATCTTTACTTTTACATGATTCCGGATAACATCAAGAACGGGTTTCGAGAGCAGGAACATCGCTTGCTGCCAGCCATATTTGGTTCTTTTGTTATTCCGGTTGGGCTTTTCATATTTGCTTGGACTGCTCGCGCCAGTATCCACTGGATTGTGCCGCTGATTGGCGTAGCCATTTTTGTTGTCGGCCAATACTGTGTCATCCAGGGCCTCTTCATGTATGTACCGGTTTCGTATCCTCAATACGCGGCGTCAATCTTTACGGGCAACGATTTGATCAGATCCGCTATTGCTTCCGGATGCATTCTTGCTGCCAGGCCAATGTTTGTCAACTTGGGCGTACACAAAGGTGTGACAGTCTTGGCCGGGCTCAGCGTGATGGGAATAATTGGCACATTGTTGATGTACAAGTTTGGCAAGAAGCTCCGTGCCAAATCTAAGTTTGCGCAATAG